The following coding sequences lie in one Megalodesulfovibrio gigas DSM 1382 = ATCC 19364 genomic window:
- a CDS encoding hybrid sensor histidine kinase/response regulator produces MTFPTATPEAPRTPSLRTIPAVTRTLSFKLLWVSAVLLSLFLTLAFGYGHFRLEREFEQELNNYADAAVDRLALSLGTPVWNLEQSTALAIMRAEMHDPSVVSIVVRDSLTQRVFAALGRTPAWEPMMLDDAPPPDPSQAQGTLARTRHLETLGRVLGTVELRCTPAFVQQKVRKQLLEHAGGIVLSVIALMAAYVLLLKRIVLDPVGRLTALTSDIRSDRDYSRRAPVRRLDEIGSLAISINAMLSEIEARDLKLQGHARQLEELVAQRTADLTRANAQLQETVAALEQADSAKREFLANMSHEIRTPMNAIIGMSDLLTGTELNGRQRDYVQSLRASAQSLLSLLNEVLDFSKIEAGMVTIEQVPFLLRSLLDELADIFRDRVASSDVEFVIDVPLATPTILAGDSLRLKQVLTNLLSNAFKFTRQGEVRLTVRSQPLLGGKVQLTFMVSDTGIGIPADKVQTLFDAFTQADGSTQRKYGGTGLGLAICRKLVQLLGGEDIRVQTAPGQGSTFAFDLAMPLAEQEPPSAAWLLPQAMRGMQVLLVEDNPHSALMVERMLAHLGMHPVTAACAEEALERIASGERFGAVIMDWKLPGMDGIEASRRLRALPQMQDVPLVMVSAFGRDREVREARNAGVDGFLFKPVKQSSLYETLLSFFDDGAASHAAASARADGPHGPLPPGCRVLLAEDNPTNQQVAMEILTRGGVQVTVADNGLEAVQRIKTHGAQAFDMVLMDVQMPVMDGYSATIAIREHLGNTPLPIIAMTAHAMQGDREKCLAAGMDDYVTKPINQAMLFAVLRNWLPERGCLATSDARQPGHTGQTRLDLPGIHGSDALDRLQVSLPDWLRMLRHFFEDNAGLEDAVQGMAEYGEALALAGLGHSLGGAAANLGLGDLAQAARALEHAAQEDTTAALAGPVEDMLREFAVARESFGILHARLAGTEEPEGAGETGETGRPTRQAHQMSPPPQAGLSQTLQALREAAQEFDPVRAAAAMEQLPPWQAQSRHRHTLERLRRHVAAYEFDDARQLAEQMLAALQEP; encoded by the coding sequence ATGACCTTTCCCACCGCCACGCCGGAGGCGCCGCGAACGCCCTCCCTGCGAACGATACCCGCCGTCACGCGGACCTTGTCGTTCAAGCTGCTGTGGGTCTCCGCCGTGCTGCTCAGCCTGTTTCTGACCCTGGCCTTCGGCTACGGGCACTTCCGCCTTGAGCGCGAGTTTGAGCAGGAGCTGAACAATTACGCCGATGCCGCCGTGGATCGTCTGGCCCTGAGCCTGGGCACGCCGGTGTGGAATCTGGAACAAAGCACCGCCCTGGCCATCATGCGCGCAGAGATGCACGATCCGAGTGTCGTGTCCATCGTGGTCCGCGATTCCCTCACCCAGCGCGTGTTCGCCGCCCTGGGCCGCACGCCGGCCTGGGAACCCATGATGCTGGACGACGCTCCGCCCCCCGACCCCTCCCAAGCCCAAGGCACCCTGGCCCGCACCCGGCACCTGGAAACGCTGGGCCGCGTGCTGGGCACGGTGGAGCTGCGGTGCACGCCGGCCTTCGTGCAGCAAAAAGTCCGCAAGCAACTGCTGGAACATGCCGGCGGGATTGTGCTTTCCGTCATCGCCCTCATGGCCGCCTACGTGCTGCTGCTCAAGCGCATCGTCCTGGATCCCGTGGGCCGGCTCACCGCCCTGACCAGCGACATCCGCTCGGACAGGGACTATTCCCGCCGTGCGCCGGTGCGCCGTCTGGATGAAATCGGCTCCCTGGCCATAAGCATCAATGCCATGCTCTCGGAAATCGAAGCCCGGGATCTCAAGCTGCAGGGCCACGCCCGGCAACTGGAAGAACTTGTGGCCCAGCGCACCGCAGACCTGACCCGGGCCAATGCCCAACTGCAGGAAACCGTGGCGGCCCTGGAGCAGGCAGACAGCGCCAAACGGGAATTCCTGGCCAACATGAGCCATGAAATCCGCACCCCCATGAACGCCATCATCGGCATGAGCGACCTGCTCACCGGCACGGAACTCAATGGCCGCCAGCGGGACTATGTGCAGTCCTTGCGGGCCTCGGCCCAATCCCTGCTGTCCCTGCTGAACGAGGTGCTCGATTTCTCCAAGATCGAGGCGGGCATGGTCACCATCGAGCAGGTTCCCTTCCTGCTGCGCAGCCTGCTGGACGAACTGGCGGACATCTTCCGGGACCGTGTGGCCAGCAGCGACGTGGAATTCGTCATTGATGTCCCTCTGGCCACCCCGACCATCCTGGCCGGCGATTCCCTGCGGCTCAAGCAGGTGCTGACCAACCTGCTCTCCAACGCCTTCAAGTTCACCCGGCAGGGAGAAGTCCGGCTCACCGTGCGCTCCCAGCCCCTGCTGGGCGGCAAGGTCCAGCTGACGTTCATGGTGTCCGATACGGGCATCGGCATTCCCGCGGACAAGGTGCAGACCCTGTTCGACGCCTTCACCCAGGCAGACGGCTCCACCCAGCGCAAATACGGCGGCACCGGCCTGGGGCTGGCCATCTGCCGCAAGCTGGTGCAGCTCCTGGGCGGGGAGGACATCCGCGTCCAGACCGCGCCGGGCCAGGGATCCACCTTCGCCTTCGACCTCGCCATGCCCCTCGCCGAGCAGGAACCCCCCAGCGCTGCGTGGCTCCTGCCCCAGGCCATGCGCGGCATGCAGGTGCTGCTGGTGGAGGACAATCCCCACAGCGCCCTCATGGTGGAGCGCATGCTCGCCCACCTGGGCATGCACCCGGTCACCGCCGCCTGTGCCGAGGAAGCCCTGGAACGCATCGCCAGCGGCGAGCGCTTCGGCGCCGTCATCATGGACTGGAAGCTGCCGGGCATGGACGGCATCGAGGCCAGCCGTCGCCTGCGGGCCTTGCCGCAGATGCAGGACGTGCCCCTCGTCATGGTCAGCGCGTTTGGCCGGGATCGGGAAGTGCGCGAGGCCCGCAATGCCGGGGTGGACGGCTTTCTGTTCAAGCCGGTCAAACAATCTTCCCTGTACGAAACCCTGCTGTCTTTTTTTGATGACGGCGCGGCCAGTCACGCCGCCGCCTCTGCCCGCGCAGACGGGCCGCATGGGCCGCTCCCGCCCGGCTGCCGCGTGCTGCTGGCGGAAGACAATCCCACCAACCAGCAGGTGGCCATGGAAATCCTCACTCGCGGCGGCGTGCAGGTGACCGTGGCCGACAACGGGCTGGAGGCCGTGCAGCGCATCAAGACGCATGGGGCGCAAGCCTTCGACATGGTGCTCATGGACGTCCAGATGCCCGTGATGGACGGCTACAGCGCCACCATCGCCATCCGCGAGCATCTGGGCAACACGCCCCTGCCGATCATCGCCATGACCGCCCACGCCATGCAGGGCGACAGGGAAAAATGCCTGGCCGCCGGCATGGATGATTACGTCACCAAACCCATCAACCAGGCCATGCTCTTCGCCGTGCTGCGCAACTGGCTGCCCGAGCGCGGATGCCTCGCCACGTCCGATGCCAGACAACCAGGGCACACCGGGCAGACCCGCCTGGACCTGCCCGGCATTCACGGCTCGGACGCGCTGGATCGATTGCAGGTCAGCCTGCCGGACTGGCTTCGCATGCTGCGGCATTTTTTTGAGGACAATGCCGGCCTGGAAGACGCCGTGCAGGGCATGGCCGAATACGGAGAAGCCCTGGCCCTGGCCGGCCTGGGCCACTCCCTGGGCGGCGCGGCGGCCAATCTGGGGCTGGGAGACCTGGCGCAGGCAGCCAGGGCCCTGGAGCATGCAGCCCAGGAAGACACAACCGCCGCCCTGGCCGGGCCTGTTGAAGACATGCTGCGGGAATTTGCCGTGGCCAGGGAATCCTTTGGCATCCTGCATGCCCGCCTTGCCGGTACAGAAGAACCAGAAGGGGCGGGCGAAACGGGCGAAACGGGCCGCCCAACCCGCCAGGCGCACCAGATGTCGCCCCCTCCGCAGGCCGGCTTGTCACAAACGCTCCAGGCCCTGCGCGAGGCCGCCCAGGAGTTCGACCCCGTTCGCGCCGCCGCAGCCATGGAGCAGCTGCCGCCCTGGCAGGCCCAGTCCCGCCATCGTCACACCCTGGAGCGGCTCAGACGCCACGTGGCGGCCTATGAATTTGACGACGCCCGGCAGCTCGCGGAACAGATGCTCGCTGCACTGCAGGAACCATAG